CGTCAACTGCGCGGTCACCCTCGGCGGCCGCGTCGTCAACTGCGCGGTCACCCTCGGCGGCCGCGTCGTCAACTGCGCGGCCGCCGTCCGTCGCCACGTCCTCGCCGCCGTCGGCGGCGACGACGTCCTCGGCGGTCTCCTGTTGCCCCATCGGTTCGGGGCTGTGACACTGCCGGACGATCCGCTTCGTCTCCAGCGACGGCTCGTCGGTCGCCATCGAGACGACGATGGTGACGACGAACACGACCGGGAGCGTGATGAGCGCCGAGCCGATGGCGGGCATCCACGTCGCGAGTCCCGCCGACAGCGGCGCCTCGAGGGAGCCGATGTACGTCGGGACAATCTCGTTTATCATCGGGAGCGACCAGAGGGTGAGTCCGGTCGTCATCCCGGCGAGCGCGCCCTGCCGGTTGGCGTTCTCCCACCACATGCCGAGGAAGAACATCGGGAACAGCACGGAGCCGGCGAGCGAGAACGCGTAGCCCACGAGCGCGGCGATCGAGGACGCGGGGTTGAGCGCCGCAAGCGTGGTCAGCGCGCCCAGCGCGACGATCGAGAGGCGGCCGACGAGGATCTGCTGACGCTGCGTCGCGTCCTCGTTGATGATGTTCGTGTAGATGTCGTGGCTGATGGCCGAGGAGCCGGCGATGAACAGCCCGGCGACCGTCGCGATGGCCGCGGCGATACCGCCCGCCGCGACGATGCCGACGAACCAGGACGGGAGCCCCGACAGCTGCGCCGCCAGCACGACGATGACCTCGCTGGCCGCGCTCGTCATGCCGGGGTCGCCGTACGTCGCGCCGACGTTCTGCGAGTAGAGGTCGGTGCCGAACGCCGCGAACGCCGGAGCGCTCCAGTAGAGGATACAGATGAAGAACAGCCCCCAGACCGTCGACCAGCGGGCCGTCCGCTCGCTCTCGACCGTGTAGAACCGGACGAGCACGTGCGGGAGCCCGCAGGTGCCGACGATCAGCGAGAACGTCGTCGCGACCCAGAGGTAGTAGCTCGACGAGGCGAACGGCTCAGAGAACTCGCTGCCGAGCTGGCTGATCAGCGCGCCGTACTCCAGCTGCGGCAGCACCGTCGAGTAGCCGTTGGTGTAGCCGACGACGAACAGCCCGACGACGAACGCCAAGATCAGGATGACGTACTGGACCGCCTGGTTCTTCGTGGCGCCCAGCATGCCGGACAGCGTCAGGTAGGCGACGGTGACGACCATCATAGCGACGACCATCACCTGATACCCGTCTAAGCCGGGGACGTACGCCCCGTAGTTACCGAAGATGTACAGCCCGACGAGCGCCATCCCCTTCGCCTGCCCGATGGCGTAGACGAAGCCGATGAGGAACGTCGTCACCGCCGCGATGGCGCGCGCGGTGTCGGAGTTGAACCGGTCCCCGACGAAGTCCGGCGCCGTGTACTTCCCGAACCGCCGCAGCTGCGCGGCGAGGAAGATGAGCAGGATGAAGTAGCCCGTCGTCCAGCCGACGACGTAGACGAGGCCGTAGAACCCCGCGAGCGCGATGGACGCCGCCATCCCGAGGTACGACGCGGCCGACATCCAGTTGGCGCCGATCGCCATCCCGTTCTCGACGTTCCCGATGGACCGACCGGCGACCCACATGTTCTCGGTGTCGGCCACGCGGAAGACGAACCCGATGGTGAGGAACAGCCCCAACATCGCGATGACGAGGACCGACGGCCCTAGCTTGAACGAGATGTCGAGGGCCTCCGGGAGCAGGTCGCTCTGCAAGAGCAGCGAAGCGCCCGTCATTCGTCGACCCCTCCGTCGGTCGCGGCGACGTCAGTGTGCTCGATACCGTACTTCTCGTCGAGCGCGTCCCGCTTCCGCGAGTACCAGAACGCGAGGAGTAGCGCGCTGGTCGGCGCGCCGAACGCGACGAGGAAGTAGTGAAGCGGGAAGCCCAGTATCGGCATCGTCTGCGTCATCGGTTCGGTCGCGATCCGCGTCAGGGTGACCGGTCCCCACACCGCGAGCACCCAGATCGCGAACCCCGTCCAGACGATACGGAGGTGGTCGCGCATGTACGGCGTGCTCGGATTCAGGATGTTCACCTCCGCTCCGAGGTAGTCGGTGTCGTTGTGCGCCTGTGCGGCTCCCGAGGCGACGCCGCCGTCGGTGGCCGCGTCGTCGCGTGCGCGGCCACCATCGGTCGCCGCGTCGTCGCGTGCGCGGCCACCATCGGTCGCCGCGTCGTTAGGTGCGCGGCCACCATCGGTCGCCGCGTCGTCTCGTTCGCGTGAGGTATTCTCTGTCATGTTTTGGCGTGTGTTGTGGATTCGTTTATATGATTTTTTCGTGATGTTTGCCGTCGTCTCGTCCGTCGTGGTCGTCGGTGGAACGGTTGGAAAACGGTCCGCCGAGCGCTACTCGGCGTCGGCCTTCTGCTGGATCTCCTCGACGATCTCGGGGTTCCGAAGCGTGCTCGTGTTCCCGAGCTCCTCGCCGTCAGCGATGTTCTCCAGCAGGCGACGCATGATCTTCCCGGACCGGGTCTTCGGCAGGTCGGGGGTGAACACGACCTGTTCGGGCCGCGCGATCGGACCGATCGCGTCCTCGACGCCCGCGACGATCGCCTCGCGGAGCTCGTCGTTGCCCTCGTAGCCGTCCTCGGTCGTCACGTAGGCGTACACCGCCTCGCCTTTGATGTCGTGGTTCCCGCCGACGACGGCCGCCTCCGCGACGCCCTCGACGCCGACGATGGCGGACTCGATCTCCATCGTCCCCAGCCGGTGGCCGGAGACGTTGAGCACGTCGTCCACGCGCCCGAGGACGGTTATGTAGCCGTCCTCGTCGATCTTCGCGCCGTCCTCCGGAAAGTACACCCAGTCGTCGGGGTCGTCGCTGTCGGTGTCGGAGTACTCCGCCCAGTACTCCTCGATGTAGCGCTCGTCGTTGTTGTACAGCGTTCGGAGCATGCCGGGCCACGGCTTCTGTACCGTGAGGTAGCCCGCCTTCCCCGGCTCCACCTCGTCGCCCAGCGTGTCGAGGATCTGAACGTCGAGTCCCGGCAGCGGCGGCCCCGCGGCGCCGGGCTTCATGTCTTTCACGCCGGGCAGCGTCGTCACCATCATCCCGCCCGTCTCCGTCTGCCACCAGGTGTCGACGACGGGGCACTCCTCGTCCCCGATGTGCTGGTAGTACCACTTCCACGCACGCGGGTTGATCGG
The sequence above is a segment of the Halorubrum sp. 2020YC2 genome. Coding sequences within it:
- a CDS encoding VC_2705 family sodium/solute symporter produces the protein MTGASLLLQSDLLPEALDISFKLGPSVLVIAMLGLFLTIGFVFRVADTENMWVAGRSIGNVENGMAIGANWMSAASYLGMAASIALAGFYGLVYVVGWTTGYFILLIFLAAQLRRFGKYTAPDFVGDRFNSDTARAIAAVTTFLIGFVYAIGQAKGMALVGLYIFGNYGAYVPGLDGYQVMVVAMMVVTVAYLTLSGMLGATKNQAVQYVILILAFVVGLFVVGYTNGYSTVLPQLEYGALISQLGSEFSEPFASSSYYLWVATTFSLIVGTCGLPHVLVRFYTVESERTARWSTVWGLFFICILYWSAPAFAAFGTDLYSQNVGATYGDPGMTSAASEVIVVLAAQLSGLPSWFVGIVAAGGIAAAIATVAGLFIAGSSAISHDIYTNIINEDATQRQQILVGRLSIVALGALTTLAALNPASSIAALVGYAFSLAGSVLFPMFFLGMWWENANRQGALAGMTTGLTLWSLPMINEIVPTYIGSLEAPLSAGLATWMPAIGSALITLPVVFVVTIVVSMATDEPSLETKRIVRQCHSPEPMGQQETAEDVVAADGGEDVATDGGRAVDDAAAEGDRAVDDAAAEGDRAVDGDEATEER
- a CDS encoding DUF4212 domain-containing protein; this translates as MTENTSRERDDAATDGGRAPNDAATDGGRARDDAATDGGRARDDAATDGGVASGAAQAHNDTDYLGAEVNILNPSTPYMRDHLRIVWTGFAIWVLAVWGPVTLTRIATEPMTQTMPILGFPLHYFLVAFGAPTSALLLAFWYSRKRDALDEKYGIEHTDVAATDGGVDE